From Apis mellifera strain DH4 linkage group LG5, Amel_HAv3.1, whole genome shotgun sequence, the proteins below share one genomic window:
- the LOC409206 gene encoding tripartite motif-containing protein 2 isoform X3, producing the protein MEALRLAIQTRLGERMVSMSSMLVETVSINYEDFNESFLTCGTCLCVYDGGEHTPKLLPCSHTVCLHCLTRIAASQTRETGAFRCPICRELITIPRGGVPALPPSFLVNQLLDLMSRQRREVIPKCSVHINQELLFCETCDTVFCTVCTGGNHAGTSPGCTEHTIIPFSIAIKRMSEILLYKANECISKLTQAQDSVSTELQRLEASTEKCLNAVDTEFAEIISKIERRRSELQAAVTAAARDKKHVLEEQHALIEAEKNKVQGECEGLQYQVEVRNITQRIGSLSDQLDAASALSEPKENAFITFEFNHNNALSQLEEALNNLGRVRSSTTLPGLCRARLKDPAIVKLQAAVIVETVDYHGHPRNVGGDLITAELTLADSIHSENQSSSIETEILDLENGTYEVLFRPPSASRYILKLSVFERPIKDYPLFFDATEHNEPIKIYGRRGNGKDEFHQPVAVAVDDDGMIYILDTGNSRIKVLNYDLEFQRHITNEGLEGRSCTGIGISQQGIVVVNWRTRKITEMSSLGDTIKSFSHNAFQEPIDVAVDRSYGHILVADNGQSCVFVFDSDGKILFQVGKRSTFKLITSVTVGPNGEIIVADSRIQVFSAKGDFSEEIYSEGKGKGTYGGLAVDAEGRILGTRTDKGRSIIQVLKLGGGNILTEIDSHSSKLRRPSGIAVLPDNHLVVVDLGNDCIKKYRYW; encoded by the exons ATGGAGGCACTGCGTTTAGCTATACA gacACGGCTAGGGGAGAGGATGGTTAGTATGAGCTCTATGCTCGTGGAAACTGTTAGCATAAACTATgaagattttaatgaaagttttttaacATGTGGTACATGTCTTTGTGTTTATGATGGTGGAGAACATACCCCAAAATTATTACCATGTTCACAtact GTATGTTTACATTGTTTAACAAGAATTGCTGCATCTCAAACTCGTGAGACTGGTGCTTTTCGATGTCCTATTTGTagagaattaataacaattcctCGTGGTGGAGTTCCTGCTTTACCACCTAGTTTTCTTGTAAATCAATTGCTTGATCTTATGTCTAGACAAAGAAGAGag gtTATTCCAAAATGTTCAGTTCATATAaatcaagaattattattttgtgaaaCATGTGATACAGTGTTTTGTACAGTATGTACAGGTGGTAATCATGCAGGAACATCACCAGGATGTACTGAGCATACTATCATACCTTTTAGCATTGCAATAAAAAGAATGTCTGAAATCTTGCTTTATAAAGCTAATGAATGTATATCTaag ttaaCACAAGCCCAGGATTCTGTAAGTACAGAATTACAACGTTTGGAAGCTTCAAcagaaaaatgtttgaatgCTGTAGATACTGAATTTgcagaaattatttcaaaaatagaaagaagacGTTCAGAATTACAAGCAGCTGTTACTGCTGCTGCAAGAGATAAGAAACATGTGTTAGAAGAACAACATGCTCTAATAGaagctgaaaaaaataaagtacaaGGAGAATGTGAAGGATTACAATATCAG gtTGAAGTTCGAAATATTACACAAAGAATTGGTAGTTTATCTGATCAACTTGATGCGGCATCAGCACTTAGTGAACCTAAAGAAAATGCTTTTATtacttttgaatttaatcACAATAATGCTCTTTCTCAACTAGAGGAAGCTCTTAATAACTTGGGAAGAGTACGTTCTAGTACAACATTGCCAG gtTTATGCAGAGCCCGGTTAAAAGATCCTGCCATAGTTAAATTACAAGCAGCTGTTATAGTAGAAACTGTTGATTACCATGGACATCCTAGAAATGTTGGAGGAGATCTTATCACTGCAGAATTAACTTTAGCAGATAGTATTCATTCAGAAAACCAAAGTTCCAGTATTGAAActgaaatattagatttagaaaATGGTACATATGAAGTACTATTTCGACCTCCATCTGCAAgtcgttatattttaaagttatcaGTTTTTGAACGGCCTATTAAAGattatcctttattttttgatgCAACTGAACATAATGAACCTATTAAGATATATGGAAGACGAGGAAACGGAAAAGATGAATTTCATCAACCAGTAGCAGTTGCTGTTGATGATGATggcatgatatatattttagatactGGGAACTCACGAATAAAA gtACTCAATTATGATTTAGAATTTCAAAGGCATATAACTAATGAAGGTCTAGAAGGACGTAGTTGTACAGGAATTGGTATTTCTCAACAAGGTATTGTTGTTGTTAATTGGAGGACACGTAAAATAACTGAAATGAGTTCTTTAGGAGAtactattaaatctttttcccATAATGCATTTCAA gaaCCAATTGATGTTGCAGTTGACAGGAGTTATGGCCATATACTTGTTGCAGATAATGGTCAAAGTTGTGTTTTTGTATTTGATTCCGATGGCAAAATTCTCTTTCAG gTTGGAAAAAGAAgcacatttaaattaattacgtcTGTGACTGTTGGACCCAATGGCGAAATAATAGTGGCTGATAGTCGTATACAAGTATTTTCTGCTAAAGGAGATTTTtctgaagaaatttattcagaaGGCAAAG gaAAAGGTACTTATGGAGGCCTTGCTGTTGATGCAGAAGGCAGAATACTTGGTACTCGTACCGATAAAGGTCGCAGTATAATCCAAGTTTTAAAGTTAGGAGGAGGTAATATTTTAACTGAAATTGATTCACATAGTTCAAAACTACGACGTCCTTCAGGTATTGCAGTATTACCTGATAATCATTTAGTAGTTGTAGACTTGGGAAacgattgtataaaaaaatatagatattggtAA